One window of the Nocardia huaxiensis genome contains the following:
- a CDS encoding transglycosylase SLT domain-containing protein has translation MPKNALTALSDPARRSKAVATARTVGTAALALGVFGSIVTAAGAANSDVKPAAVQATLAAAAPAAPANEAKVQPAPVDAPAPAPMPEPAVALPPAPPVYPDNLDGWIRQALDIMSQKGIPGSYDGIYRNIIRESSGNPQAINLYDSNAAMGIPSKGLLQVIDPTFAAYHVEGTPFDVWDPVANIVAACNYAAHRYGSMDNVFSAY, from the coding sequence ATGCCCAAAAATGCCCTGACCGCACTGAGTGACCCTGCCAGACGTAGCAAGGCGGTTGCCACCGCCCGCACCGTCGGCACCGCCGCCCTCGCCCTGGGCGTCTTCGGATCCATCGTCACCGCAGCCGGCGCCGCCAACAGCGATGTGAAGCCGGCCGCCGTGCAGGCGACCCTGGCCGCCGCGGCGCCCGCCGCCCCGGCCAACGAGGCCAAGGTCCAGCCCGCGCCCGTCGATGCGCCGGCCCCGGCCCCCATGCCCGAGCCCGCCGTGGCCCTCCCGCCCGCGCCGCCGGTCTACCCGGACAATCTGGACGGCTGGATCCGCCAGGCGCTGGACATCATGTCCCAGAAGGGCATCCCCGGCAGCTACGACGGCATCTACCGCAACATCATCCGGGAGTCCTCGGGCAACCCGCAGGCCATCAACCTGTACGACTCCAATGCCGCCATGGGCATCCCGTCCAAGGGCCTGCTCCAGGTGATCGACCCGACCTTCGCCGCCTACCACGTCGAGGGCACCCCGTTCGACGTCTGGGATCCGGTCGCGAACATCGTGGCCGCCTGCAACTACGCGGCGCACCGCTACGGCTCCATGGACAACGTCTTCAGCGCGTACTGA
- a CDS encoding mechanosensitive ion channel family protein, with protein MGTSSFLAINIQDGLSDAWSNIAMFVPKFVGFLAILLIGWIVAKIVARLVTEVLHRVGFDRLVERGGIKEMLARGRYDATGIIAKLAYYAVLLLTLQLGFGVFGPNPISTMLNGIVAWLPRLAVAIIIVCIAGAIARVVQDMISNMLSGLSYGRMLGRFAAVFIWGVGIIAALNQIGVGTSVTMPILITVLAIIGGVLIVGVGGGLIKPMQQRWEGWLETIENEMPEVKGHAEAYQRGREDAARQREAQQQQMAQQQAMMGQQVMAGQQMPPGKWAEQRPVPPGYGQQGYGQQHGYGQPMPGQGGQPMPGQGGQPESGNNPGML; from the coding sequence ATGGGCACCTCGAGTTTTCTGGCTATCAACATCCAGGACGGGCTCTCCGACGCCTGGAGCAACATCGCCATGTTCGTGCCGAAGTTCGTCGGCTTCCTGGCCATCCTGCTCATCGGCTGGATCGTCGCGAAAATCGTTGCGCGCCTTGTCACCGAGGTGCTGCACCGGGTCGGATTCGACCGGCTGGTGGAACGCGGCGGCATCAAGGAGATGCTGGCGCGTGGGCGCTACGACGCCACCGGCATCATCGCCAAGCTGGCCTACTACGCGGTTCTGCTGCTGACCCTGCAGCTCGGCTTCGGGGTGTTCGGGCCGAACCCGATCAGCACCATGCTCAATGGCATCGTGGCCTGGCTGCCCAGGCTGGCGGTGGCCATCATCATCGTCTGCATCGCCGGGGCGATCGCCCGCGTGGTGCAGGACATGATCTCCAATATGCTCAGCGGCCTGTCCTACGGGCGCATGCTGGGACGCTTTGCGGCCGTGTTCATCTGGGGCGTCGGCATCATCGCCGCGCTGAATCAGATCGGGGTCGGCACCTCGGTCACCATGCCGATTCTCATCACCGTGCTCGCCATCATCGGCGGTGTGCTGATCGTGGGCGTCGGCGGCGGTCTGATCAAGCCGATGCAGCAGCGCTGGGAAGGCTGGCTGGAAACCATCGAGAACGAGATGCCCGAGGTGAAGGGGCATGCCGAGGCGTATCAGCGCGGCCGCGAGGATGCCGCCCGGCAGCGTGAGGCGCAACAGCAGCAGATGGCGCAGCAGCAGGCCATGATGGGCCAGCAGGTCATGGCCGGCCAGCAGATGCCGCCCGGAAAGTGGGCCGAGCAGCGGCCCGTCCCGCCCGGATACGGCCAGCAGGGTTACGGTCAGCAGCACGGCTACGGTCAGCCGATGCCGGGTCAGGGCGGTCAGCCCATGCCGGGGCAGGGCGGACAGCCGGAGTCTGGCAACAATCCGGGGATGCTGTAG
- a CDS encoding DUF6401 family natural product biosynthesis protein — MFGSALLVVSARKTLTRLNRTHGAPARLAAQDFPALSAEIDQHAAAVRDILDVGVRNSSMVPASVLLAGYARGVLEDLHDLDIPVPAEPDDWRTADWIHLRLAAVCALARTD, encoded by the coding sequence GTGTTCGGCTCCGCGTTGCTCGTCGTTTCGGCGCGAAAGACTTTGACCCGCCTGAACCGCACGCATGGAGCCCCCGCTCGACTGGCCGCCCAGGATTTCCCGGCGCTGTCGGCGGAGATCGACCAGCATGCGGCGGCGGTCCGCGACATTCTCGATGTGGGAGTGCGCAATTCCAGCATGGTCCCGGCCAGCGTGCTGCTGGCCGGATACGCCCGCGGCGTGCTGGAAGACCTGCACGACTTGGACATTCCCGTCCCGGCCGAACCGGACGACTGGCGCACCGCCGACTGGATCCACCTGCGGCTGGCCGCGGTGTGCGCGCTCGCCCGCACGGACTGA
- a CDS encoding acyl-CoA dehydrogenase family protein, with protein MVTVDELFAIDSLLSDEEKDIRDTVRAFGAERLRPNVAEWFEAGTFPVREIAPELGKLGLLGMHLEGYGCAGTSATAYGLACMEVEAVDSGVRSLVSVQGSLAMTAMHKYGSEEQKQRWLPEMAAGRVIGCFGLTEPDFGSNPGGMRTRAKRDGDDWILDGSKMWITNGSVADVAIVWAQTLEGEKQVIRGFVVPTDTPGFSAREMHHKLSLRASITAELSLDGVRLPADAMLPNGRGLSAPLGCLSEARFGIIFGALGAARDCLSATIDYAKTREVFDKPLAAYQLTQAKLADMAVELGKGQLLALHLGRLKDRGELRGEQVSAGKLNSTREAIAIARECRTILGANGITLEYPVLRHANNLESVLTYEGTAEVHQLVLGEALTGSKAFR; from the coding sequence ATGGTCACCGTGGACGAACTCTTCGCTATCGACTCCCTGCTCTCCGATGAGGAGAAGGACATTCGCGACACTGTGCGCGCGTTCGGGGCGGAGCGGCTGCGGCCGAATGTGGCGGAGTGGTTCGAGGCGGGGACGTTCCCGGTGCGGGAGATCGCACCGGAGCTGGGGAAGCTCGGGCTGTTGGGGATGCACCTGGAGGGGTACGGGTGCGCGGGGACCTCGGCTACCGCGTACGGGCTGGCCTGCATGGAGGTGGAGGCCGTGGATTCCGGTGTGCGGTCGCTGGTTTCGGTGCAGGGGTCGCTGGCCATGACGGCCATGCACAAGTACGGGTCGGAGGAGCAGAAGCAGCGGTGGCTGCCGGAGATGGCGGCGGGGCGGGTGATCGGGTGCTTCGGGTTGACCGAGCCCGATTTCGGGTCGAATCCGGGCGGGATGCGGACTCGGGCCAAGCGGGACGGGGACGACTGGATCCTCGACGGGTCGAAGATGTGGATCACCAATGGGTCCGTGGCGGATGTGGCGATCGTGTGGGCGCAGACGCTCGAAGGTGAGAAGCAGGTGATTCGCGGGTTCGTAGTCCCCACGGACACACCGGGATTCAGTGCGCGGGAGATGCATCACAAGCTGTCGCTGCGGGCGTCGATCACGGCCGAGCTGTCGCTGGACGGAGTGCGGTTGCCCGCGGACGCGATGCTGCCCAATGGGCGTGGATTGTCCGCTCCGCTGGGCTGTTTGAGCGAGGCGCGGTTCGGGATCATCTTCGGTGCGCTGGGCGCGGCACGTGACTGTCTTTCCGCCACAATCGATTACGCCAAGACGCGCGAGGTGTTCGACAAGCCGCTGGCCGCGTACCAGCTGACGCAGGCCAAGCTGGCGGATATGGCGGTGGAGCTCGGCAAGGGGCAGCTGCTGGCGCTGCACCTGGGCCGGCTGAAGGATCGCGGGGAGCTGCGCGGCGAGCAGGTCAGCGCGGGCAAGCTCAACAGCACGCGGGAAGCCATCGCCATTGCGCGCGAATGCCGGACCATCCTCGGGGCCAATGGCATCACCCTCGAATATCCGGTGCTGCGCCATGCCAACAACCTCGAGTCGGTGCTCACCTACGAGGGCACGGCGGAGGTGCATCAGCTGGTGCTGGGCGAGGCGCTGACCGGATCCAAAGCCTTCCGCTGA
- a CDS encoding cystathionine gamma-synthase, with protein sequence MSDQLGFSTRAVHAGFDPDPQTGAVNVPIYASSTFAQDGVGGMRGGYEYARTGNPTRTALEANLAALESGTYGRAFASGMAATDCALRANLRPGDHLVIPNDAYGGTFRLIDKVFTQWGIEYSVAAVNDADEVAKAMRPNTKLVWIETPTNPLLNIGDIAAIADVAHKGGAKLVVDNTFASPYLQQPLLLGADIVIHSTTKYIGGHSDVVGGALITNDQEMDAKFAFLQNGAGAVPGPMDAFLTMRGIKTLALRMDRHCDNAETIAEFLSNHPKIAQVIYPGLPEHPGHTIAQKQMRRFGGMISVRVHGGKEAALDFCARTKLFTLAESLGGVESLIEHPGAMTHASTAGSALEVPADLVRLSVGIEDISDLLADLEQALS encoded by the coding sequence ATGAGCGATCAGCTGGGTTTCTCCACACGGGCCGTGCACGCCGGGTTCGATCCGGACCCTCAGACCGGTGCGGTGAACGTGCCCATCTACGCGAGTTCGACCTTCGCCCAGGATGGGGTGGGCGGGATGCGCGGCGGGTACGAGTACGCGCGCACCGGCAACCCGACCCGCACGGCGCTGGAGGCGAATCTGGCGGCGCTCGAATCGGGTACGTACGGGCGGGCTTTCGCCTCCGGTATGGCGGCCACCGACTGTGCGCTGCGCGCCAACCTGCGGCCCGGCGATCATCTGGTGATCCCGAACGACGCGTACGGCGGCACCTTCCGGCTCATCGACAAGGTCTTCACGCAGTGGGGGATCGAGTACTCGGTGGCGGCGGTCAATGACGCCGACGAGGTGGCCAAGGCCATGCGGCCCAACACCAAGCTGGTGTGGATCGAGACGCCGACCAATCCGCTGCTGAACATCGGCGATATCGCGGCTATCGCGGATGTGGCGCACAAGGGTGGGGCGAAGCTGGTGGTGGACAACACCTTCGCGTCGCCGTACCTGCAGCAGCCGCTGCTGCTGGGCGCGGACATCGTCATCCACTCGACCACCAAGTACATCGGCGGGCACTCCGATGTGGTCGGCGGTGCGCTGATCACCAACGATCAGGAGATGGACGCCAAGTTCGCCTTCCTGCAGAACGGTGCGGGCGCGGTGCCGGGTCCGATGGACGCGTTCCTGACCATGCGCGGCATCAAGACCCTGGCCCTGCGCATGGACCGGCACTGCGACAACGCGGAGACCATCGCCGAATTCCTGTCCAATCACCCGAAGATCGCCCAGGTCATCTACCCGGGCCTGCCCGAGCACCCGGGCCACACCATCGCGCAGAAGCAGATGCGCCGCTTCGGCGGCATGATCTCGGTCCGCGTGCACGGCGGCAAGGAAGCCGCCCTGGACTTCTGCGCCCGCACCAAGCTCTTCACCCTCGCCGAGTCCCTCGGCGGCGTGGAATCCCTCATCGAGCACCCGGGCGCCATGACGCACGCCTCCACGGCCGGCTCCGCCCTCGAGGTCCCCGCGGACCTCGTCCGCCTCTCGGTCGGCATCGAGGACATCAGCGACCTCCTCGCCGACCTGGAGCAAGCACTCTCCTAA
- the greA gene encoding transcription elongation factor GreA, whose translation MTETVTWLTPESHERLKGELDALIANRPVIAAEINERREEGDLKENGGYHAAREEQGQQEARIRQLQELLNNAKVGIAPTKSGVALPGSVVKVYYDGDETDTETFLIATREEGLGRADLETYSPSSPLGGALIDAKVGETREYTLPNGNTMKVTLVSAEPYHS comes from the coding sequence ATGACTGAGACAGTGACCTGGCTGACACCGGAGTCGCACGAGAGGCTCAAGGGCGAGCTCGACGCGCTCATCGCCAACCGTCCGGTCATCGCGGCCGAGATCAACGAGCGTCGCGAAGAAGGCGATCTCAAGGAGAACGGCGGCTACCACGCGGCGCGCGAGGAACAGGGCCAGCAGGAGGCGCGCATCCGCCAGCTGCAGGAACTCCTCAACAACGCCAAGGTCGGCATTGCCCCGACCAAGTCCGGCGTCGCGCTGCCCGGCTCCGTCGTCAAGGTCTATTACGACGGCGATGAAACCGACACCGAAACCTTCCTCATCGCGACCCGCGAAGAGGGTCTGGGTCGCGCCGACCTGGAAACCTACTCCCCGAGCTCCCCGCTGGGCGGCGCCCTCATCGACGCCAAGGTCGGCGAGACCCGCGAATACACCCTGCCCAACGGCAACACCATGAAGGTGACGCTGGTGAGCGCGGAGCCGTACCACAGCTAG
- a CDS encoding DUF4307 domain-containing protein: protein MSERPADRYGIAPRKNRRWLPYALGAFVIVAGLVVAFLGYRTYGPKDIEPERLGYTVVDDSTVDVDFKVTRKDPGKPIVCYVRALTGDSTEVGRREVLVPASDSGTVRLTTRLRTTERAGAANIYGCSDKVPAYLRAG from the coding sequence ATGAGCGAAAGACCGGCCGACCGGTACGGAATCGCGCCGCGCAAGAACCGCCGCTGGCTGCCCTACGCCCTGGGCGCGTTCGTGATCGTCGCGGGACTCGTGGTCGCCTTCCTCGGCTACCGCACCTACGGCCCCAAGGACATCGAACCCGAACGCCTCGGCTACACCGTGGTCGACGACTCGACGGTCGACGTGGATTTCAAAGTGACCCGCAAGGATCCGGGTAAACCGATCGTCTGCTACGTTCGGGCCCTGACCGGTGACAGCACCGAGGTCGGCCGCCGCGAAGTTCTCGTCCCGGCCTCCGACAGCGGAACTGTCCGGCTCACAACGAGGTTGCGCACCACCGAGCGCGCCGGCGCGGCGAACATCTACGGATGTAGCGACAAGGTTCCCGCTTACCTTCGCGCCGGGTGA
- the mca gene encoding mycothiol conjugate amidase Mca, producing the protein MAVHAHPDDESSKGAATTARYAAEGNEVLVVTLTGGERGDILNPAMDTPGIKDRIAEVRREEMAAAADALGVRQTWLGYVDSGLPEGDPLPPLPEGSFALVPLEEATEALVRVVREFKPHVITTYDEMGGYPHPDHIMCHKVSVAAYEAAGDPEQFPDAGEPWTPLKLYYNHGFSLTRLEIFADEYERIGEPFPMQEWMDRMRKFAAERGDIMARVTTQVECAKYFPQRDDALRAHATQIDPNGAFFAIPTEMQQRLWPTEEFELAKTRVKTAIPETDLFAGIDDADTEDPDR; encoded by the coding sequence ATGGCGGTACACGCCCACCCCGACGACGAATCCAGCAAGGGCGCGGCAACGACCGCCCGGTATGCGGCCGAGGGGAACGAGGTCCTCGTCGTCACGCTGACCGGCGGGGAACGCGGCGACATCCTGAATCCCGCCATGGACACCCCTGGCATCAAGGACCGCATCGCCGAGGTGCGCCGCGAGGAGATGGCGGCCGCGGCCGACGCGCTCGGCGTGCGCCAGACCTGGCTCGGCTATGTGGATTCCGGTCTGCCGGAAGGTGATCCGCTGCCGCCACTACCCGAGGGCAGCTTCGCGCTGGTGCCCCTCGAGGAGGCCACCGAAGCGCTGGTGCGGGTCGTGCGCGAATTCAAGCCGCACGTCATCACCACCTACGACGAGATGGGCGGGTACCCGCATCCCGACCACATCATGTGCCACAAGGTGTCGGTCGCGGCCTACGAGGCGGCCGGAGATCCGGAGCAGTTCCCCGACGCGGGCGAACCCTGGACCCCGCTGAAGCTGTACTACAACCACGGCTTCAGCCTCACCCGGCTGGAGATCTTCGCCGACGAATACGAGCGCATCGGTGAACCGTTCCCCATGCAGGAGTGGATGGACCGGATGCGCAAGTTCGCCGCCGAACGCGGCGACATCATGGCCCGGGTGACCACCCAGGTGGAATGCGCCAAATACTTCCCCCAGCGTGACGACGCCCTGCGCGCGCACGCCACGCAGATCGACCCCAACGGGGCATTCTTCGCCATTCCGACGGAGATGCAGCAGCGGCTGTGGCCCACCGAGGAATTCGAACTGGCCAAGACCCGGGTGAAGACCGCCATCCCGGAAACCGACCTGTTCGCGGGAATCGACGACGCCGACACCGAGGACCCCGACCGATGA
- a CDS encoding TROVE domain-containing protein: MAKFNNGSSGYAIAATAATSPVRSAQLPSGRTHQGAPGYERTPQSELFLLAVSNMVGENTFYESGAARDSRYAALIHEATLTDPEWTARFLRWLRTEANMRSAALVGAAEFTVARLVAEQPGMSRQVIDSVLQRADEPGELIAYWHANHGRALPKPVKRGIADAVGRLYNERALAKWDSAARSIRFGDVLELVHAAPSADKPWQGALFAHAIDRRHNREKAIPDGLSMLRAREALLSIPVAKRRNQFSNPERVRETLRAAGMTWESVAGWLQGPMDSKVWEALIPSMGYMATLRNLRNFDEAGVSDVVAVDVAARLADPAQVAASRQLPMRFLSAYRAAPSLRWGHALEQALNHSLASVPALPGRTLVLIDTSGSMESVFSKDGSLRFWDAAVVFGLALASRCADADVVSYSQGGRWYNQTYPDSLVFPTRAGESVLRAVDRWKSDGYFIGGGTDTAGAVRRHFAGHDRVVILTDEQATGHDVGRALPARVPLYTWNLAGYRHGHAPSGSRNRHAFGGLSDAAFAMIPLIEAGENADWPF, from the coding sequence TTGGCCAAGTTCAACAATGGTTCCAGCGGCTACGCCATCGCCGCCACCGCGGCGACCTCGCCCGTCCGATCCGCACAGCTGCCGTCCGGCCGCACCCACCAGGGCGCGCCCGGCTACGAGCGCACGCCGCAGAGCGAACTCTTCCTGCTCGCGGTGTCGAACATGGTGGGCGAGAACACCTTCTACGAGAGCGGCGCCGCCCGCGACAGCCGCTACGCGGCCCTGATCCACGAGGCCACGCTCACCGACCCGGAGTGGACCGCGCGCTTCCTGCGCTGGCTGCGCACCGAGGCCAATATGCGTTCCGCCGCCCTGGTGGGCGCGGCCGAGTTCACCGTGGCCCGGCTGGTCGCCGAGCAGCCCGGAATGTCGCGCCAGGTCATCGATTCCGTGTTGCAGCGCGCTGACGAACCCGGTGAGCTGATCGCCTACTGGCACGCCAATCACGGTCGCGCCCTGCCCAAGCCGGTCAAGCGCGGTATCGCCGATGCCGTCGGCCGCCTGTACAACGAACGGGCACTGGCCAAGTGGGACAGCGCCGCGCGCAGCATCCGCTTCGGTGACGTGCTGGAACTCGTGCACGCCGCACCGTCCGCCGACAAGCCGTGGCAGGGTGCGCTTTTCGCGCACGCCATCGACCGCCGGCACAACCGCGAGAAGGCCATCCCGGACGGACTGTCCATGCTGCGCGCCCGCGAAGCGCTGCTGTCGATCCCGGTCGCGAAGCGCCGCAACCAGTTCAGCAATCCGGAGCGGGTGCGGGAGACCCTGCGCGCGGCCGGGATGACCTGGGAGTCGGTCGCGGGCTGGCTGCAGGGTCCGATGGACTCGAAGGTGTGGGAGGCGCTGATCCCCTCCATGGGCTACATGGCGACGTTGAGAAATCTGCGGAACTTCGACGAGGCCGGAGTCTCGGACGTCGTGGCCGTGGATGTGGCTGCGCGTCTTGCCGATCCCGCGCAGGTCGCCGCCTCCCGGCAGCTGCCCATGCGGTTCCTGTCGGCGTACCGAGCGGCCCCGTCGCTGCGCTGGGGTCACGCCCTGGAGCAGGCGCTGAACCACTCGCTGGCCTCGGTGCCCGCGCTGCCCGGCCGCACCCTGGTCCTGATCGACACCTCCGGGTCGATGGAATCCGTCTTCTCCAAGGACGGATCGCTGCGATTCTGGGATGCCGCAGTGGTTTTCGGCCTCGCGCTGGCCTCGCGCTGCGCGGACGCCGATGTCGTCTCGTATTCGCAGGGCGGCCGCTGGTACAACCAGACCTACCCGGACAGCCTGGTATTCCCCACGCGGGCAGGCGAATCGGTGTTGCGCGCGGTGGACCGGTGGAAGTCCGACGGCTACTTCATCGGCGGCGGCACCGACACCGCCGGTGCGGTGCGCCGGCACTTCGCCGGCCATGACCGTGTGGTCATCCTGACCGACGAGCAGGCCACCGGCCACGATGTCGGCCGGGCGCTGCCCGCGCGGGTGCCGCTGTACACGTGGAATCTGGCGGGCTACCGCCACGGCCACGCCCCCAGCGGTTCCCGTAACCGGCACGCCTTCGGCGGCCTGTCCGATGCCGCGTTCGCCATGATCCCGCTGATCGAGGCGGGTGAGAACGCGGATTGGCCGTTCTGA
- a CDS encoding VOC family protein translates to MAGIRIRHVKLPVTDLPRSVAWYRDLLALELAAEFCEAGELRGAQLMHPSGWGVALRERAHCASTPDLTGFDAFAFELDSVDELRALAARAEQLGYDHTEVVDRGDYGAFLDIIDPDGTVVRFLANNPLHAGRFVGVDSGSDGDFALYDTPRLEK, encoded by the coding sequence ATGGCAGGAATCCGCATTCGCCACGTGAAGCTGCCGGTCACCGACCTGCCGCGCAGTGTCGCCTGGTACCGCGATCTCCTCGCCCTGGAGCTGGCCGCCGAATTCTGTGAGGCGGGCGAGCTGCGCGGCGCACAGCTCATGCACCCCTCCGGCTGGGGCGTCGCCCTGCGCGAGCGCGCGCACTGCGCCAGCACACCCGATCTGACCGGCTTCGACGCCTTCGCCTTCGAATTGGACTCCGTGGACGAGCTGCGCGCCCTCGCCGCCCGCGCGGAACAGCTCGGCTACGACCACACCGAGGTGGTCGATCGCGGCGACTACGGAGCCTTCCTCGACATCATCGATCCCGACGGCACGGTGGTCCGGTTCCTCGCCAACAATCCCCTGCACGCGGGCCGTTTCGTCGGCGTCGATTCCGGCAGCGACGGCGACTTCGCCCTCTACGACACCCCACGCCTCGAAAAATAG